The Hirundo rustica isolate bHirRus1 chromosome 29, bHirRus1.pri.v3, whole genome shotgun sequence genome window below encodes:
- the LOC120764242 gene encoding feather beta keratin-like: MSCYDLCRPCGPTPLANSCNEPCVRQCQDSRVIIEPSPVVVTLPGPILSSFPQNTAVGSSTSAAVGSILSESGVPINSGGFGLSGLSGLGGRYCGRRCLPC; this comes from the coding sequence atgTCCTGCTACGACCTGTGCCGGCCCTGCGGCCCCACGccgctggccaacagctgcaacgAGCCCTGCGTCCGGCAGTGCCAGGACTCGCGGGTCATCATCGAGCCCTCGCCCGTGGTGGTCACGCTGCCCGggcccatcctcagctccttcccgcAGAACACCGCCGTGGGATCCTCCACCTCGGCGGCCGTGGGCAGCATCCTGAGCGAGTCCGGGGTCCCCATCAACTCTGGGGGCTTTGGGCTCTCGGGGCTCTCTGGCCTTGGTGGCCGCTACTGCGGCCGGAGGTGCCTGCCCTGCTAG
- the LOC120764239 gene encoding feather keratin 1-like: MSCYDLCRPCGPTPLANSCNEPCVRQCQDSRVVIQPSPVVVTLPGPILSSFPQNTAVGSSTSAAVGSILSESGVPINSGGFGLSGLSGLGGRYCGRRCLPC; encoded by the coding sequence atgTCCTGCTACGACCTGTGCCGGCCCTGCGGCCCCACGccgctggccaacagctgcaatGAGCCCTGCGTCCGGCAGTGCCAGGACTCCCGCGTGGTCATCCAGCCCTCGCCCGTGGTGGTCACGCTGCCCGggcccatcctcagctccttcccgcAGAACACCGCCGTGGGATCCTCCACCTCGGCGGCCGTGGGCAGCATCCTGAGCGAGTCCGGGGTCCCCATCAACTCGGGGGGCTTTGGGCTCTCGGGGCTCTCTGGCCTTGGTGGCCGCTACTGCGGCCGGAGGTGCCTGCCCTGCTAG